In one window of Erythrolamprus reginae isolate rEryReg1 chromosome 1, rEryReg1.hap1, whole genome shotgun sequence DNA:
- the CENPW gene encoding centromere protein W — translation MKRTVPRSVLKKLLKKHKPQLRLSGNTDLLVHLNFLLFLFRLAEEAKIKAIEEKSKVIKYEHIVSSAKIILKKSRG, via the exons ATGAAGCGCACCGTGCCACGAAGCGTTCTGAAGAAGCTGCTGAAGAAGCACAAGCCCCAGCTCCGTTTGAGCGGCAACACCGACTTACTG GTACATTTGAACTTCTTGTTGTTCCTGTTTCGATTAGCAGAAGAAGCCAAAATCAAGGCTATTGAAGAAAAAAGCAAAGTGATTAAATATGAACATATTGTCTCTTCCGCAAAG atAATTTTAAAGAAGAGTCGAGGCTAA